The Apium graveolens cultivar Ventura chromosome 10, ASM990537v1, whole genome shotgun sequence nucleotide sequence TTGAAAGTCTGAAGTAGTATGTGCCTTGGTAACAGTAATAAGTGATAAACACAAGAGATAATTTATTTGTTTGCGAAATAAAGTGATTATTTTTAAGGAATTCTCAGTTTGACCATTATTTATTCAAACCTCATTGCTAATGTTTTTTCCTTGTAAATTCCGTAAAACTTGCTGGCTGTACCTCCTTACTTACAGATGATTCACGGTTTTTTACATGAAGTGTATAAGTTGAAACTGTTCAGTCGTCTTGCCTGCTCTTATTGTCATCTATGTATTCCTATTTTGCTAAACTTGGGTTGTTATCTAGTCCAGGAGAGAATATGAAAGGCAAATGGCAGCTGAAGAGGCTGAACAGCTGCAAAAATTTCAGGTAGAATGCTCTTGCTTTGTTTATGTCTTGTTTCTTACAGTTTGATTAAAATGTAGGGCACACTTGCACAGACTCATGTATATACTAGTAtgatttttattttgtattttccTATGTGTTTAGTTGCTAGAACTCTACACGATCTACGTGTACCATCAATTGGAGGGTCAATTATCCTGAAATTTTGGAAATAGGAACATGTTCTTGTGTAGATGAGTCATTTACTAATTCTAGTCCCAAATATAAGTTGGTTGACTTGTTAAGTAGTTCAATGTGCTTTTAGAAACATGTCTTAATCTTTATCTCTTCCATTTTAATGAATATGTAtattatttttatgttttaaactaaaaaaagaaaatttgatTGTAAGCATTTTCCAAAGCACTTTGTTTTATAAATAGGTCAAAAGCCTTACTTTTTGGAACCTGGGGAGTATTACAATAGCTTATTGTTGGAGGACATATTTCAGTGGCTTTCTCGCACTCGGGCATATAAATATCAAATAGCATAAAATGTTGTATTAATTTTTTGTGTGCCTTTGATAGCCAATATTTGCATTACCTGTTGTGCATAATATTATAATGATGGTTTCATAATAAATAACTGGTTCCCTTTTTTGTAATGGCACTCTAGATAATTTTGAAGATCTTACCATAATTATCAATTTGTCACAGTAATGTACATCTAACATGATCTCTCATTAATTCATTTCTCCTCATTTTGTTTCATTTATTGTACTTTGTTAAGAAGCTACTGCCGGTTCTTTTCCTGTAATCTACTTTTTTTTACCATTTTCAGGCAGCTGTTGATGCACAATCTGTCATTGTCCATGAGATTAAGGAAGCACCCCCTATCCCCAAAGTTCAGGTTAGGTTTTAATTTGATTTCAAGTGTTTATTGAATTACTAGATGATATTTGTGCCATATGCATGGACCTTAAATAGAAATGATTTAAGGGTGAGGTTTAGTCTAGTACTATTTATGTTATTTTTCTATCCGAAAGTTTATACCGTAACTCCTTAAGAAGTTCCAGTAATGTTATCTCTGCTGAGATACATTTTTAAGGCATCCACAAGGAACATGTCACTACTTACATGACTGACTGTGGAGGAGTTGCACTTCAGTTATCATATCTAACAGGACGTGGGATTTAGAGATGTTGTGTTAGTTTTTACTTGAAAGGTAGTGTTAATAGTCATTACTGATTAGTTAAGCTCTTTGCAGGAACCAAAAAAGCTAACTGGAAAAAAGAATCGTCCTTTAGGCATGATTATAAAAGTTAAACCACAGGCAAAGAAAGCAAAGGTGGATGTGGAAAAGCCATCAGAATCTCTAGAGATTGCAAGAACTGATATAGGTACAGTGGCACCTTCAACACATGGTGATGGTGATAAATCCCGTCCTGTTAGTAGTAGTTTGAGTGGTCTGGTTTCATACAGCGATGAAAGTGACGACGAGTGAGTATTGAAAAAACTTCACAGATTAGTTCTTGATGTAGCTCCAGCCTTCATGTTGTACTGTATACTTGTTACTTCTTTCTCTAAAGGCAAATTTAACGGAATATGatatttttcaactttttgtaaagtGTTTTATATGAAGTTCTTGAAGATAGTATAGGACTATAGCTACATAGGTGGCTAAGATGACACCCAATGCTTAATTATTAATATctgtatttaatatttttaatcaTCTCAAATAGTACTAAAAATTAAATAGAAGAAAGAAAAGTCATATTACAACTGCTTGAAACAAGAAGCAATTTACAATGGAACAGTCAGTTAGGCTCCTACTTTGTGTTGCTAGTGTGGAGCGCAACTAGAGATGCATAAAAACCATCTTGGATGCTGATCAATTTCTCATGTTTACCTTTCTCCACAATGACTCCATTTTTAACCACAGCAATCACATCCGCGCCTTTGATGGTGGATAGGCGATGAGCTACTACAACTGTTGTCCGGTTCACCATCACCTGGTCCAGTGCATCTTGTACAACTCTCTCTGATTCAGCATCTAAAGCACTTGTAGCTTCGTCTAGAAGTAGTATCTTCGGACTTTTGACAATGGCACGAGCAATGGCTACACGCTGCTTCTGTCCACCGGATAACTGTATTCCTCTCTCCCCCACTACTGTATCATACCCCTACAAGTTTCCATCAAATAGAGATTGTATCAGACCTAATCTTACAATTCTTGCAATTTTGTTTTTGATCAATAGAATGTACAATTGGTTCACTTGTGTGTTTCTCTTACCTGTTGCAATCCGCTTATGAACTGATGAGCATTGGATTTTTCTGCTGCAGCTATAACTTCAGCTTCAGTTGCATCCCCACCCTTACCATAAGCAATGTTGCCTCTAATTGTATCATTGAACAAGGCTGGTTCTTGGCTTACAAGCCCCATCTGTTGCCTTAACCATTTCACCTGTAAAG carries:
- the LOC141690100 gene encoding uncharacterized protein LOC141690100 is translated as MADDGLPPPIRLMNFISEDQLEEAKRTRGARLEDGTAQRDRPLFEVLKENKDKKDAEFNERFKHRPPKALDEDETEFLDRLEMSRREYERQMAAEEAEQLQKFQAAVDAQSVIVHEIKEAPPIPKVQEPKKLTGKKNRPLGMIIKVKPQAKKAKVDVEKPSESLEIARTDIGTVAPSTHGDGDKSRPVSSSLSGLVSYSDESDDE